A genomic segment from Corylus avellana chromosome ca5, CavTom2PMs-1.0 encodes:
- the LOC132181545 gene encoding glycosyltransferase BC10-like: MDDPIYLEKKKLSQYFKLQTPSNHRDDHFEGPPKIAFLFLVRRHLPLDFLWAAFFKNGDAANFSIYIHSEPGFVFDETTTSSPFFYGRQLKNSIQVVWGESSMIEAERLLLDKALDDPANRRFVLLSDSCVPLYNFGYIYNKVMSSPKSFVDSFLDAKECRYNPKMSPAIPEEKWRKGSQWITLVRRHAEVIVDDDIIFPVFRKFCKRRPPKNLSKRSRILNFLAIDFRFLFPWLKPHNCFPDEHYVQTLLAMRGLEGELERRTLTYTSWNQSAIREKRRIWHPITFDYADANPHKTKEIKDINHVYYESEHRTEFCRINSEITPCFLFARKFTCWAAIRLLNEGFLSP; the protein is encoded by the exons ATGGATGACCCCATTTaccttgaaaagaaaaag CTCTCTCAGTACTTCAAGCTCCAAACACCAAGCAATCATCGTGATGATCACTTTGAAGGCCCTCCAAAGATTGCTTTTCTCTTCCTCGTTCGCCGGCACCTTCCTCTTGATTTTCTCTGGGCCGCCTTCTTCAAG AATGGAGATGCTGCCAATTTCTCTATTTATATTCATTCGGAGCCCGGTTTTGTGTTTGATGAGACGACAACAAGCTCACCTTTCTTTTATGGCCGACAGTTAAAAAATAGCATTCAG GTAGTGTGGGGAGAATCAAGCATGATAGAGGCAGAAAGGTTATTACTTGATAAAGCTCTTGATGATCCAGCCAACCGGAGATTTGTTCTTCTCTCTGATAG TTGTGTCCCTTTGTACAACTTTGGGTACATCTACAATAAGGTGATGTCTTCTCCAAAAAGTTTTGTCGACAG CTTTCTTGATGCCAAAGAATGTCGCTACAATCCCAAGATGTCACCTGCTATACCAGAGGAAAAATGGCGGAAAGGATCCCAG TGGATCACTTTGGTTAGAAGACACGCAGAAGTTATTGTGGATGATGACATTATTTTTCCTGTCTTCAGGAAATTTTGCAAG CGACGGCCGCCTAAAAACTTATCGAAGAGAAGCCGAATTCTAAACTTTCTT GCCATTGATTTCAGATTTCTATTCCCATGGCTGAAGCCCCACAACTGTTTTCCAGATGAACATTATGTGCAGACATTACTTGCA aTGAGAGGGCTTGAAGGAGAACTTGAAAGAAGAACATTAACCTACACCTCATGGAATCAGTCTGCaattagagagaaaagaaggaTTTGGCACCCTATCACATTTGATTATGCAGATGCAAACCCTCacaaaaccaaagaaataaaG GATATCAACCATGTCTACTATGAGTCTGAACACCGGACCGAATTCTGCAGAATCAATTCTGAGATTACTCCATGTTTCTTATTTGCAAGAAAGTTCACATGTTGGGCGGCCATCCGCCTTTTGAATGAAGGATTTCTCAGTCCATAG